A DNA window from Mya arenaria isolate MELC-2E11 chromosome 17, ASM2691426v1 contains the following coding sequences:
- the LOC128224678 gene encoding short-chain collagen C4-like, protein MCNWILEMTFQVILAFSCMILIDSTPADAGQQKRVLLHGNDDLAAALQLLTTEVNHLTTEVTQLTNQNSQLVAKNAAFEEKITQFESKINQQELDIATLTSSPKGGSVYTRWGRSTCPPNGTDLVYSGYTAGNLYSEVGAADYICLTSQPLWGAYDDSQQPMSARIYGTEYQFHEQNFPKLGVEFFGNDLHNHDAPCAVCRTSRDTTVMIPGRNQCYPGWTKEYAGYLVSGASGHPNFKSGTNYACLDSNAQVENGDYQNNNGKLMYMVEAVCGSLRCPPYVQYREITCVVCSK, encoded by the exons ATGTGTAACTGGATTTTAGAAATGACTTTTCAAGTCATTTTAGCTTTTTCGTGCATGATATTAATTGATTCAACACCAGCGGACGCTGGTCAACAAAAGCGCGTTCTTCTTCACGGCAATGACGACCTTGCAGCAGCATTACAACTACTGACCACTGAGGTTAACCATCTGACTACTGAGGTCACTCAATTGACCAATCAGAACAGTCAACTGGTCGCAAAAAACGCGGCGTTTGAGGAGAAAATTACACAGTTCGAGTCCAAAATCAACCAACAGGAGTTGGACATTGCAACACTCACGTCTAGCCCAAAAGGgg GCTCGGTTTACACAAGATGGGGTAGAAGCACGTGTCCACCTAATGGAACTGATCTCGTTTACTCAg GTTACACAGCTGGAAATCTATACTCTGAAGTTGGAGCAGCTGACTATATATGCCTTACATCGCAGCCACTTTGGGGAGCCTACGACGACTCTCAACAGCCAATGTCCGCTAGGATATATGGAACAGAATACCAATTTCACGAGCAGAATTTCCCAAAGTTAGGTGTGGAGTTTTTCGGGAATGATTTGCACAATCATGATGCGCCGTGTGCTGTATGCCGTACATCGCGTGACACAACCGTCATGATTCCAGGAAGAAACCAGTGCTACCCGGGATGGACGAAAGAATACGCCGGCTATCTTGTATCAGGCGCATCGGGTCATCCCAACTTTAAATCGGGAACCAACTACGCATGTCTTGATTCCAACGCTCAAGTAGAAAATGGCGATTACCAAAACAACAACGGGAAACTGATGTACATGGTCGAGGCAGTATGTGGGTCTCTTCGCTGCCCGCCCTATGTACAGTATCGTGAAATCACGTGTGTTGTATGTAGCAAATAA